The following are encoded in a window of Megalobrama amblycephala isolate DHTTF-2021 linkage group LG19, ASM1881202v1, whole genome shotgun sequence genomic DNA:
- the eif3m gene encoding eukaryotic translation initiation factor 3 subunit M, with protein MSVPAFIDITEEDQASELRSYLKSKGAEISEENSEGGLHVDLAQIIEACDVCLKDDDKDVESVMNSIVSLLLILETEKQEALIESLCEKLVKFREGERPSLRMQLLSNLFHGMDENTPVRHTVYCSLIKVAATCNAIAFIPTELDQVRKWITDWNLNTEKKHTLLRLVYEALVDCKKSEAAAKVMVELLGSYTEDNASQARVDAHRCIVRALKDPNTYLFDHLLILKPVRFLEGELIHDLLTIFVSAKLAAYVKFYQSNKDFIESLGLSHEQNMAKMRLLTFMGMAVEMKEILFDTMQQELQIGAEDVEAFVIDAVRTKMVYCKIDQTQRKVVVSHSTHRTFGKQQWQQLFDTLSSWKQNLATVKSSLQTLSPTA; from the exons atgagtgTCCCGGCGTTTATTGACATAACGGAGGAGGACCAG GCATCAGAGCTCCGGTCCTATCTGAAATCTAAAGGAGCTGAGATCTCTGAGGAGAATTCAGAAGGAGGCCTCCATGTTGATCTGGCACAGATCATTGAAGCCTGTGACGTCTGCCTCAAAGACGATGACAAAG ATGTTGAGAGTGTGATGAACAGCATTGTGTCCCTGTTGCTGATTCTGGAGACAGAGAAACAGGAAGCACTCATTGAAAGTTTATGTGAGAAGCTGGTGAAGTTCCGTGAGGGTGAACGGCCTTCGCTCAGGATGCAGCT CTTGAGCAATCTGTTCCACGGTATGGATGAGAACACACCCGTGAGGCACACTGTGTACTGCAGTCTGATTAAAGTGGCAGCCACCTGCAACGCCATTGCGTTCATTCCTACAGAGCTGGACCAG GTGCGAAAGTGGATCACAGACTGGAATCTGAATACAGAGAAAAAACACACTCTGCTCCGTCTGGTGTATGAAGCGCTTGTCGACTGCAAGAAGAG TGAAGCTGCAGCCAAAGTAATGGTGGAGTTGCTGGGCAGTTATACAGAGGACAATGCTTCACAAGCGCGAGTGGATGCGCACAG GTGCATCGTCCGCGCCCTGAAAGACCCAAACACCTATCTGTTCGACCATCTCCTGATTTTGAAACCGGTGCGTTTCCTGGAGGGAGAACTCATCCATGAT CTCCTCACTATCTTTGTCAGTGCAAAGCTTGCCGCGTATGTGAAGTTTTACCAGAGCAACAAAGACTTCATCGAGTCTCTCG GTTTGTCTCATGAGCAGAACATGGCAAAAATGAGGCTGTTGACGTTCATGGGCATGGCGGTAGAGATGAAGGAGATCTTATTTGACACCATGCAGCAGGAGCTGCAGATCGGTGCTGAAGATGTGGAGGCCTTCGTTATTGACG CTGTTCGGACCAAAATGGTCTATTGCAAGATCGACCAGACACAGCGGAAGGTTGTGGTGAG CCACAGCACACACCGCACTTTTGGCAAACAGCAGTGGCAGCAGCTCTTTGACACGCTGAGCTCCTGGAAACAGAATCTGGCTACCGTAAAGAGCAGCCTTCAGACGCTCTCTCCCACTGCCTGA
- the prrg4 gene encoding transmembrane gamma-carboxyglutamic acid protein 4 — protein MLIFILLLCHFTLCGHCACVRKTLQVQASQDSKVFVVDQEANTFLGRHLLFNRFDFEIFTPGNLERECREEICNYEEAREIFENIPDTNAFWKTYTEDKGESQSKVDVTALLVGIISAGVFIVIVGLVIWYFCQGRNKDHGFRGSFRRRSTRSNASVIIRRLEEVSLHPIPHTDGSSDAPGLPSYEQAIAITGPHDAPPPPYPGSRPGSTRR, from the exons ATGCTCATATTTATCCTCCTGCTGTGTCATTTCACTTTATGTGGACACTGTGCTTGTGTAAGAAAAACCCTTCAAGTACAGGCAAGTCAAGACAGTAAAG TGTTTGTTGTGGACCAGGAGGCCAACACATTTTTAGGACGCCACCTGTTGTTCAACCGATTCGACTTTGAGATCTTCACCCCGGGTAATCTAGAACGGGAGTGTCGAGAGGAGATATGCAACTACGAGGAGGCTCGGGAAATCTTTGAGAATATCCCTGATACA AATGCCTTCTGGAAGACTTATACAGAGG ATAAGGGTGAATCCCAATCAAAAGTTGATGTAACAGCGTTGTTGGTGGGCATCATCTCCGCTGGAGtctttattgttatagttgGCCTTGTTATCTGGTACTTCTGCCAGGGGAGGAATAAAGACCATGGTTTCAGAGG CTCCTTCAGACGTCGATCCACCCGAAGCAATGCCTCCGTTATAATCCGGAGACTGGAGGAGGTTTCTCTGCATCCTATTCCTCACACAGATGGCAGCTCAGATGCTCCTGGTTTGCCTTCTTATGAACAGGCCATCGCCATCACTGGACCACATGATGCCCCGCCTCCACCATATCCTGG TTCCAGGCCAGGCAGCACCCGACGATAA